The Geminocystis sp. M7585_C2015_104 genome contains the following window.
CTGTGAGGTAGCCCAAGATGTATTACGCATGGGCGCCCTGGTAGAGGAATTATTCCGTTACAGTCACCAAGCCTTATTCCGAGGGGAATTAGATAAGGTTTCCCTAATTATAAAACAGGATAAGGAGGTAGACCGTTACTACCGACAAGTAGAAATGAGGTGTGCCACTATTCTATCCCTACATGCCCCGGTGGCACAGGAGTTGAGAATCATAAGTGCCTTCATGCAACTGGTGAGGGATCTAGAGAGAATTGGCGACTATGCCAAGGATTTGGGGAATATCGCCCTCCGGCTCACCCTTTATCCCCCCCACCCCTGCATGCCAAAACTAGCAATGATGTCTCAAAAAGCACAGATAATGTTGGCTAAGGCTATGGTAGCACTGAGTGAATTAGATGGCGAGGCGGGCAGAAAAATTAAACTATTGGATGACAGTGTCGATAGCGCCTATGATGAGCTCTATCATACTTTAGCACACCAACGAGACATTAAGGGGGTGGTCGAGCCCATTATCCTCCTCGCCTTGGCTACTCGTCATCTGGAGAGAATGGCGGATCATGCTACCAATATAGCTCAGCGCGTGTCTTATATCGTCACCGGACACAGAGACTAGTTACTTAACATACTTAACAATACTTAATAAAAACTAAAATCAGTTTTACAATCCCCTTATAACAAAAACCAATAAGTAGAAAAAGGTGGGGATGACTATCCCACCTAAAATTGTTACATAACCCACCACACCCTTAGACGGCAGAAAGAGAAGGAGGGATATTCTCTACCCACTTTCTAGGGGGAGACTGACGCCGGATATTACGCCATATTTGAGTTGCAGCCAACGCGCCATCCGCCACCGCCACCGCTACCTGATTTAACCCCTTTTTCAAGTCTCCCACTGCAAAAATACGCTCATGACTGGTTTGACACATTTCGTTAGTCACCAGATTTTCCCCATCCCACTGTAACCCCTTGATTCCCTTCAAATACTGATTGTGATAAATTGAGCCCATATTGATTAAACCAGTAGTAGCCTCTACAAACGTGCCATCCACTAACTCTACCCCCCGCAATTTATGATTTTCCCCCACAAAACGAGCAATTCGTGCCTCATAAAGGGGAAAACCGTATTCTGCCAATTTTCGTTTCATCTCGTCACTAACTGTGCACAATCCATGGGTTAATACAGAAATGTAGGGGGTGAACCAGTTTAACACAAAGGCAGCGTTGATTTGTGACTCATTAGCTACAATTAAAACAGATTTTTGGTCCCACATGTCAAATCCATCACAAATCATACAGACGTGAAGGGTATAACCGGCATAGTCATAAACATTCTGCATGTCATCCAGTTGGGGGAGAATATCAATAATACCAGAAGCGGCAATGAGATACTTACTCCTAAAAACGGGATAAATGCTATTTTGCTTCCCCACCTTCACCTTAACCGCAAAGGTTTCCCCTTCATCCACCACCTCTTCTACATATCCCCGGAGAAAATCTGCCCCCCATTCAATAGCCTGTTTGGTAGCATGGTTTAAGATCTCTCTTCCCGGCGTGGTAGGATCAATCCCAACATAATTTCTCAATTCTTGCATCCAAAAAGATCGACCCTTCCCTTTTTCTACCACTAGACATTTTAAACCATAACGAGCTAAGTAGATAGCCGCCGACAACCCCCCCATTCCACCACCAACTACAATGGCATCATAGATCGTATTCAGACGAGACTCTAAGTTTTTACTGGATAACTTCATCAGTCACCTCTTCCCAATCCAATCACAATATGACTATCCAATTCACCTTTTATCTTAACTAAAATCAGCAAGAAGTCTCCCCCCTATAACACCCTTGATAGCCAACTAAAATATGCTACACTCGGTCTGTGGTAATAACCAAAAGAAAAGAAGGGAAAACAAGAGACTTGCCACAAGGAGGGTAGTAACCCCAATTTCCCATGTCACGGATTGTCACCTTTTCTCCAGCATATACCATTGTCCCTACCTACGAGTGTTTCAACCGTTGCCTTTACTGTAATTTTCGAGTAGATGTTGGCAAGGCTTCCTGGTTGGAGATAGAAACTGCCAAGAAAATCCTTGCCTCCCTCAGGGGTGTCACAGAGATTCTCATCCTTAGCGGCGAGATTCATCCCCTTTCCCCCCGACGCCACTTGTGGTTTCAAAGGATTTATCATTTAGGCAAACTCGCCTTGTCTTGTGGTTTTTTCCCCCATACCAATGCGGGAGTTTTAAGCTATGAGGAGATGAGTCGACTAAAACGGGTTAATTTCTCCCTTGGTTTAATGTTAGAACAAGTTGTCTCCTTAGATGTCCATAAACATGCCCCCACCAAGAGGCCAGAATTGAGAATACAACAACTACAATGGGCTGGAGAGCTTAAAATTCCCTTTACCACAGGCATTTTGTTGGGCATTGGCGAGACAAATCAAGACCGTTATGAAAGTTTAAAGGTAATTGCCTCAATTCACGAGAAATGGGGGCATATCCAAGAAGTTATAATACAACCTTATAGACCAGGCAGGCAAGATAAATACCAAGGCAAGCCTATAAGTAAAGAGGAAACCCTAGAAGTGGTAGCCATGGCAAGAAGGATTCTTCCCCCCGACATTACCATACAAATCCCCCCCAACCTAATTTCCGATAAACAACTTCTCCTAGAAGCCTTACAACTGGGAGTAAGAGATTTGGGGGGTATTGTCGTCAAGGATGAAGTTAACCCCGACTACCCCCATGAAGATATAACTACTCTCAGAGATTTTCTGCGAGAAAATGGATGGCAATTAAAACCCCGTCTCCCCGTCTACCCTCAATACTATTCCTGGTTACCCCCTCACCTACAGACACTCATCCAAAACTTCCTATCTCAAAACAAAAATTATCTCTGTCACCCCCCCACCTTATAAATCTCCACTGGTTTTCTCTTCCCCCTGTTTACCCATCCCCATATTGTTTCCCCTGACAGGATAATCTAATCATCCCCCCTCCACCACCTTACTAATCCGAGTCGTTAATTATCCCCCGTGTTAGCTAAGATGTTCAAACAGGATTTTAAACCCTATTCCAATCAACACTAAACCCCCTATTGCCTCTGCCTGTCTCTCAAAAAGATGCCCAAATTTTCCCCCCAAAAACACGCCAGTGAAACAAATAAGAAAAGTAATTATGCCAATTATTATAGATACATAAACCACAGATA
Protein-coding sequences here:
- a CDS encoding NAD(P)/FAD-dependent oxidoreductase, translated to MKLSSKNLESRLNTIYDAIVVGGGMGGLSAAIYLARYGLKCLVVEKGKGRSFWMQELRNYVGIDPTTPGREILNHATKQAIEWGADFLRGYVEEVVDEGETFAVKVKVGKQNSIYPVFRSKYLIAASGIIDILPQLDDMQNVYDYAGYTLHVCMICDGFDMWDQKSVLIVANESQINAAFVLNWFTPYISVLTHGLCTVSDEMKRKLAEYGFPLYEARIARFVGENHKLRGVELVDGTFVEATTGLINMGSIYHNQYLKGIKGLQWDGENLVTNEMCQTSHERIFAVGDLKKGLNQVAVAVADGALAATQIWRNIRRQSPPRKWVENIPPSLSAV
- the phoU gene encoding phosphate signaling complex protein PhoU codes for the protein MTLSHQLIGDGNRIQKNTCEVAQDVLRMGALVEELFRYSHQALFRGELDKVSLIIKQDKEVDRYYRQVEMRCATILSLHAPVAQELRIISAFMQLVRDLERIGDYAKDLGNIALRLTLYPPHPCMPKLAMMSQKAQIMLAKAMVALSELDGEAGRKIKLLDDSVDSAYDELYHTLAHQRDIKGVVEPIILLALATRHLERMADHATNIAQRVSYIVTGHRD
- the cofG gene encoding 7,8-didemethyl-8-hydroxy-5-deazariboflavin synthase subunit CofG, encoding MSRIVTFSPAYTIVPTYECFNRCLYCNFRVDVGKASWLEIETAKKILASLRGVTEILILSGEIHPLSPRRHLWFQRIYHLGKLALSCGFFPHTNAGVLSYEEMSRLKRVNFSLGLMLEQVVSLDVHKHAPTKRPELRIQQLQWAGELKIPFTTGILLGIGETNQDRYESLKVIASIHEKWGHIQEVIIQPYRPGRQDKYQGKPISKEETLEVVAMARRILPPDITIQIPPNLISDKQLLLEALQLGVRDLGGIVVKDEVNPDYPHEDITTLRDFLRENGWQLKPRLPVYPQYYSWLPPHLQTLIQNFLSQNKNYLCHPPTL